acgtTCGTGCATGGTCGGCCGagtttcgttttgtttcacttcttgtcattttcaatttcttgccccaaattaaccatttttactattttacgcctctacatggcttgcaagatgtggaaaatcactgcgctcacttgagagatatcaagttgaacaTTGGTAGAAggattccatatctccgctttccccatgtattattctctgtATAATTGGATTTacgaaactaaaaaaaaacatatttgcttcgaatccagaaaaaaggactcaaaaacaagcacaaaaacaaatgaatgaaatggaatgacacaaaatggactattttgcaccagtagtcaccacaacgtaacgtatgaaaaacaagcaGAGCTCAACAAGaggtctgagccttgaaatgagcGTCCTTACTAGAGCGCGTGTGCAagtgttaaatatgctctacattagtacacacctgagcgtaccacatggagaaaatatctagaagggtgttctatatatatagaaattggtactatctatgagtcgagctgagtggatgaatgggatctgtctcatatggtctagggtccgacttatctctccctccctgcctgtcggtgacgataggtatctgaaccttagctcaccaaaagcgacccacgggccgaaatctcgggggaaatcgttcggtacgacgctctggcaccacgtccggAGGTACTgctgtcttggtgttttgtttgcgcatgcgcaggttctctttaactctagttcttaccatattcgtgggaatgaaatgaattggcTAGAGGCAAGTGAATACATAAcagtgttcacgtcatttactcgttCCACTTTCCTTACCAAGCAagcggatcagtcatctagttggttgatcagaactcgaccattttgtaaccattttgccttactatagcacgtttaagcaaacaaccggaacgataatcccgctggtgtacgttggatcaatagtgatctaatcggcttcacgtatagaatgaagaaaatagaagcagaagccGACACAACGtataaggatttttttgtaggtgtactatatttcggctagCCAAACCAGCcctcttcaggtacaatgagaattttacattggtacgtgatttttatgttgcatatcttgtaatgttatttcattattttttcaccttatacttatctttagtttacactgtcaattatttttacttatttccggtatTACACAGTttaacagacatcgacaaaatttaaaattaattatatcaGCTCAGTTACAATGTGCTTCTTTCAACCACACTGTACATGTCAATGTCACTGCATTAATATTGCCCTATGTAATCAATTGCACCGCAGGCAAAAGATTCAAACATTTCACACACgattaatttcttttcacgCCAGATTACATGGAGTAAACTTAGTCAAAATCTTATATTAAGAATTTTCAAgaaggcttaaaaaaaatgcaaaaagttaaaattaaaaaggtaCAATACCTGCACAGTGTCCGGTATGTTACCGTTCCTGCTTTTTGTAATAAGATTTAGCTTGACACTCAAAACCTTTGTGTTCTCCTTTGACATGGCACACAACATGAACTAACTTTAGGTTTTTATGAGTAAAAAGTAGCTCAAAGAAGTAGACCCAGTTCAACTGACTTCCTTTAGGACAATTTTCAGCTGCACTGATCATCGTTGGGAAAATCTGACGAGACTTCTcgatactaaaacaaaaaaaaaatacataaacaGAAGAGAATAAATACAACATTTAGCGCATGCATGAGGGTATCTACAACCACAGAAACTCTATTTAAAGTCACGAGTCTTCCGTGGCagacaatgaaaaaattgtttttttttgtaggaaATATGTGAAAAATCATCAAATCAATGTTCATTACGATGCAATAAAACAAACGTTTGGTGAATCAGTAACAAAtaatatttactttttcttgcctactgacaataacaattaaaacaaaaaaaaaacactttgaaTCATCCTgcagttaaaataaaataatgtcaatCAGCATCTTTGTAGATTCGCAATCACCCTATCCTTCCACATTTCTTTGCTCTGTTATAAACTTActattttttgttgtaatgAGGTAGTTGTCACAGTCAAACCAAACACATTTtaattagagcagttttcacatgactgtcgaaagtaattacgtgattgcgattgttacgcttagtgattggctcaaaagactcaattttcaaccaatgagaatcaaaaccaaaaccactcgcaccatgtacgcgtgatttttcccgcgcttcgagcgagtgacaggtaattgctaggaattgtgattggttcgtcgcactgcctgctcctgttgtgattggtcggagtaattgctttggttttggtttttcgacagtcatttgaaaattgctgtatagggaagaaaacaaaacacttacACATGATCAAAATTCCAGGTACTGAACAAGATCCTAGTTCCTTTACTGGCATATGGATTAATTTTATGATGCTTAGAGCAGGCTTTTTCATTATAAGGTCCCTTGCAATCAAACCATCCCCTGTCACAACAAAGGCGTAGATCCTTTCTAGCTGAGCGAGCAAAGTAGTCACCAAAGTACTGATGCTTTTTCAGttcaacttcaaaatttttcaatgCATTCATTAGGAGTGGCTGGGCTTTTTTTGAGGCCTGTAATAAATAAtgatgaataattaaaaataaaagcataCAAAGTACAAAGGCCAATTGCAATGGAACCATCCACTTTCTAAGTGCCACTTCCTATTTGATGAGGAAGGACATGACTTCTTTTATTGCACAAAGTTGCTACCTTTTAGCCATTTGAAATATAGTACATGACTTTGTACCAAAATTTATCGTCACTTAAGTGTAGTTGCTGTAtcagaatgaaaaatgaatcatCCTTTTTAATCAACTTCTTTGTCATCCTTGGGTTCAAATTCTTACATCACAATTATTACAAAGAGCCTTGTGCAACAACTTAAAAACATCTTAAGTAAATTATTGATAACTTCCCGATTTCCAACAAGTAATGTTTTCttaataattacaaaaaaaattattcctttattACCAGGATGAAGTGTTTCCATAAgtgaaattcattttcaatacgGATTTACCCAAAAACAGTTCAACACATAAAGACTTGCATATTACTATAGGGCTGTGCAATCAATGGCATATGTACAAAATAAGGCAGCTCACTTTTTCAAAAGATTCCTTGGCATTGGAAAAGTACTTTCTGATTCTGGCTTTTGCTGTGGATCTCATTGCATCTACTTTAGTGTTACATGCTGGGCTCAGGCCATCAAACCAAGACTTATCCTCACTTCTCTCCTCTGCCTCAATATTGGAATCCAACTGGTTCACCAATTCCACCAAAACACACAACATCTCATGAGATTCTGGGCTATGAATGAGATCCTGAACACGCTCTATGATTTTATCTCTCTGTGAGTGAGCTCTAAAAATTTTCTCCGTGGCATGTTTTAAAACAGTTACAGCTGTTGATGagataaaaaataacataaaacaATCCTAAAGTTaaaggacaaaattaataagctGAAGATGAACATGGTGAATTTTCTAAGATGTGAGTAGGGGGTAAGGTGAGGGGAAAGATTTTGATTGGGACCAATCTTGAAATGGATATTGATATCTTGACATTATACGGAACTCAAGACCACAGCTCAGGGATCAGGGAACTAGTAGCGGTGCCTGTATCATTTAGCCTCCTAGTCATGTTGTCTGTGTTGATAAGCATTGAAAGAACATTTCTGTATTCAAAAGCAAAGCATGTAGCATTAATATTAGTCACATGTGACCTCAGACTGGAAAATGTATGCCAAAGCTAGCTGCTTAGTAACGGATGGTTAACTGTACTAAATGTATGTTAACGGATGACTGACGGCCTTAAAATCTCCCTAATGGCATTCTAATGTTAAGTCAGAATTAGCATTTAACAGTTCCCTCAGTTTGGCTAACAAGTGGTTTGGAGCATTTAACCCTTCACCAAAAAAGTGTTAAACACCAGTCTTAGAAAACAAATGGTTTAGACAGGATGGTTatggcaaaaaattaataacctCAAAGTTTCAAACGTTCAAGGAAAGATTTACATCACGCAATTCACTCTGGGTGTGAGCTGTAATCCGAGTCTTATTACAATCAGAGCCCCATCAATAAACATACATATGctcggaaaaaaaatcaaacaaacactAATTATTTTAAGCTGAAATAAGTTCAATGCTCAAGATAAAAGGAAACATAAGAGCAGCACTGCATAATTATTGCCACCTCAAGATTGAGAGCTTCAAATTAAAGTCTTGCCAGAGTTGGTTAGTTATCCTGTCACAGCCAAAATCAACTTTAGTTACTGTTTAGTGCAATCACCCATTTAGCCTTTTTTATAAAATGTAAATGGTAATCTAATAGTTTATTACTTTATTCTTTTCTGTATGCCATAAAGCAAAATTTTGCTTATTGCCAGCTTAAGcttaagaaaaacaagcacttACTCCCACTTCCTATGTACAGTAAGCAGTCTATCACGTTGTATTTTAGTTTCTGATCATCTAATTTTGCTTGTTGCCAGCTTAAGCTTAACAAAACAAGCACTTACCCCCACTTCCTATGTACAGTAAGCAGTCTATCACAATGTATTTTAGTTTCTGATCATCTACCTTTgatttattattgttcatttGAATAGAACTACTGTATTACATATATCTGTATATTGTAACTTCGAAAGTAAAGGCTGCCTGATCCCAATTGTGTACTTCATGGAGTTGTTTAGATGTTAAGGCCAGGAAGGGGGGTGGCTCGGAAACGAAGAGCAAGTTGAAGTTCCATTCCAGGAATTTGATTACGATTAAGAAACTTACGTCCTTCCCAAGTCTCATCAGGTCGCACAAAGACAAGCACTGTCTGCGGAGGAAGAAGTTTAAAGTAATCATCATCTTCAACGTCTGTTCCATCTTCCAAACATACTCTGCAGTTCTTCGGAACAGCCAGTTTGCTTGCACCTTTTTGTCTGAGATCGGCCAGGCTACTGGCTACAACTCCTGTCCTCTTCTTTCCTCTTACATCTTGAATTTTGTAAGCTTTCGCAATTACCATTTTAAAGGCCTACTTTCGGGTTCAAGGCAGCATCAAAACCTCAATTGCATTGAAAGCGCTCCGCCATTTTGTGTGCACGTCCCAGACCCTTTCACGTATATATGTCTAGTCCCCAGAGCTCTCTCGCAACATTGTCACAAGGCTGACGATCGATAGGCTGACAACAACGGGACGGGAACGTAAGATGACGACGGCAAGGCGCTTGGAATAATCTAGATTCTGTTGTAATTTGACCATGTTTGGGTATTTGTACTATATGCACTGTCGTCGGGAAGGGACTGAAGCGATTCGGTGTTGTGCGTTACAGGAAATTTAATGATGATTGGATAGAGTTGAACCTGTCTCAATTGTTTGAGGAGACACATTCAATGGAGTATTGTATGGAATGatactaaaaagaaaaagaaatcaattcAATATAACGCTATGTTGAAGTGCTCTGGTTTGTTCAACTGAGTGTGTGTTTCGCGAAAACGGACGAAAACTCGTCCGGCCTGAAAATCTGTTATAATTAAATTGTATCTTTGAAAACCTGGCCAATTTTCGCACGTTACAaggtcaaaaaagaaaataacccTCACTGTCACTGTGAAACACGTTCCTCTCAATTAAAGAAATCGAAGAGAGAATTGTATTTCATCTCAAAAATCATAATAGTTTTGAACTTAAAATAAACCTAAGGCTAGTTAGTCCTCTTTCGAGACTCCCTCTTTAACCCGTCCTACTTAGGGTCTTAACCCAGGCCCCGCGTAGGGCGAGTTAGAGAGAAAGAGGGAATCCCGGAACAGGACTAGGGGCTCGTTAGTCCGAAAAGTCTTGAAAATGTCTGTCAcctaaaaacttaaataataGGAGGGAAGActaaaagacaaacaagaCAGATAAGGATGCACAGGAGCCCATGCATGAGTACTCATGGTCTCCTGGGATGCATGATTTCCCATTAAGTCATCTTTGTTTCTTCCAGACGGAATGTTACAATTTATGCTCTAAGGGCCATACCGAGCATTCCTGGTAATATTTTAGGGTAGAGAGTATGTAGgaacattttcctttgttagAAGCGTCGTGACCATGTTCATCGGTACAAAAGGCAGAACAAACATCGAAACAAGTCTACTCAGCAATCACGTTTATTTGCATGCGATATTCCACACTCAAAGTGTACATGCAGACAAAAACTATAAGCAATATCATTATGGAATCACAAAGCTTTAACCTATTGTCAAGTTTTCAATCACTTCTAGTACATACTATTGATCGAGATGTGACACAAGAATAAACGATGTCAATCCCCCATAACTACACGAGACAAAATATCGTTGTCCTTCAAATCTTACTTGTTTAAAAGATCATACTACACACATAAAAGAAGGACACACTGACTACCAGCAACGAAGTGGATAACACAGATGAGCTGTCGACGTTCACTGATATGTGACACTTCGACTTAGATGGAAGTAACGGTTTGCTCATTGGTGGAATCGGCAGCCACTCGGGAAGACGCTTTCCCGGctaaaataacaagaaaacgaTAAACAAGGTGTAAGCGCAGCTCTAACCCAGAAATACAAAGcatgatgaaaaagaaacgaaattttGTTATGTGTATTGTCCAGCTtgcatttcaaaaatttgacCCACTACTCGTTAATAATTTGACTCGATGGAGTGTACTGCGCAAATCGCCATGGGTTCCAATCCATTTCAAGCCAAAAGCGCCGACGTTTAGCGGATAAAGACCCTTGTAACAGTGAGTATTTCATGGGTACACAAACCAAACATACCAAAACCACTAGAAGTCACCGAATAGTGCCAAAACTAGACTGTTTGGACGTTATAAATACGTCTATTTATGGGATCTTCCGCAAGTGGCAGGATATTACTGGAAATGTTGCCAGAATGCACAATGTGATAAATATGATATAAAATTGCGAGAAAGCTATGATATAACAATACTTCATCACTTAAAAGTGGGAACTAAGACCAAACCTGAAAGCAGATGGGGACAATTGTTTTAGCCTTGTCCATTCTTAGCCTCAAGTCAGTTGCCAATTCTTCAGTCCAAGTGATGTTCATTTCAGGAAGAGGATTTGGCCAAGACACATTGACATCCGGACTAGAAAGCCAAAacgcaaaaaacaaaaacaacaaataagaACAACAAGTAAAATATTGGATGGCGAAACTTTCAAGGACAACACAATCAGTAGGGTCAAAGTGTAGCATTAGAAACTCCACGAACTTGTGCAAGAACGTTTGAATTTAAGAAAAAGGAGAGAACAACTGACTTGTTTACACTGTTCGTGGCGCTCTTTCCTTCTTCAGAACACTCAAATGAAATAGTTGTTACTAGATATGGTTTGCAGTCTTTGCTGGAAGTACTAGGTGTATTGACCTTTCAATCCTTTGCTAATAACTGATCATTTGCATTAAGTAATGTAGTGTAACGTTTTGGTATATTATTGCCAAACCGGCCAGCTGTATTTTGACGGAAAGAATAAATCAGACCCCAAAACTGGAAAGTCTACGCCCTTAGAAATCTTTTCACTATTTATATTAGTTTTGCTTAAATTACTTGGTTTTTACTTACAAGCGCTCCTTTATAAAGGAAGAAATTGGCTCATACAGGATGCTGTTACAAAAGCTAGACGCATTTTTCATCTGCGGGTAGTAAAACATGATATCCAGGCACATCTCGTTTGAAGTCGACAGACCACCCTGGGAAAACAAACGCACATGAAAAATGAGCTCAAAGCGACTGGTGGACAAACGCTAAGATCATCCAGGTAGTGCAGCCATGGACTGCACGTGTAATATCGGACTGAA
This sequence is a window from Acropora palmata chromosome 6, jaAcrPala1.3, whole genome shotgun sequence. Protein-coding genes within it:
- the LOC141883535 gene encoding DNA fragmentation factor subunit beta-like is translated as MVIAKAYKIQDVRGKKRTGVVASSLADLRQKGASKLAVPKNCRVCLEDGTDVEDDDYFKLLPPQTVLVFVRPDETWEGPVTVLKHATEKIFRAHSQRDKIIERVQDLIHSPESHEMLCVLVELVNQLDSNIEAEERSEDKSWFDGLSPACNTKVDAMRSTAKARIRKYFSNAKESFEKASKKAQPLLMNALKNFEVELKKHQYFGDYFARSARKDLRLCCDRGWFDCKGPYNEKACSKHHKINPYASKGTRILFSTWNFDHVIEKSRQIFPTMISAAENCPKGSQLNWVYFFELLFTHKNLKLVHVVCHVKGEHKGFECQAKSYYKKQER